One genomic region from Labeo rohita strain BAU-BD-2019 chromosome 7, IGBB_LRoh.1.0, whole genome shotgun sequence encodes:
- the sord gene encoding sorbitol dehydrogenase codes for MDKDNLSVVLHSKGDLRLEQLPIPEPGPNEVLLQMHSVGICGSDVHYWKNGRIGDYVLKQPMVLGHEASGRVVKVGSAVTHLKAGDRVAIEPGVPREVDEYFKSGRYNLSPSIFFCATPPDDGNLCRYYKHSADFCYKLPDNVTYEEGALIEPLSVGIHACKRAGVTLGSSVFVCGAGTIGLVSLLAAKAMGASQVVISDLSSDRLAKAKEIGADFLLHVKKEDEPKDIAKKVEGMLGCMPQISIECSGAQSSIQTAIYATRSGGVVILVGLGTEMTTVPLVNAATREVDIKGVCRYRNTWPVAISMLASKKLNVKPLVTHRFPLEQAMQAFETTHQGLGVKVMLKCDKNDQNP; via the exons ATGGATAAAGACAACCTTAGCGTCGTCCTGCACTCTAAAGGAGACCTCAGATTG GAACAGCTTCCCATTCCGGAACCAGGACCAAATG AGGTGTTACTTCAGATGCATTCTGTGGGCATCTGTGGATCAGACGTACACTACTGGAAGAACGGCCGCATTGGGGACTATGTATTGAAACAGCCCATGGTATTGGGACATGAAGCCTCTGGTCGTGTGGTGAAAGTGGGCTCTGCTGTGACGCACCTCAAAGCAG GGGACAGAGTTGCCATTGAGCCTGGAGTTCCTCGTGAAGTAGATGAGTACTTCAAATCTGGACGCTACAATCTGTCTCCCAGCATATTCTTCTGTGCCACTCCTCCAGATGATGGAAACCTGTGCAGATACTACAAACACAGTGCAGACTTCTGCTACAA gctTCCTGATAATGTGACTTACGAGGAGGGAGCCCTGATCGAACCCCTGTCAGTGGGCATTCATGCCTGCAAGAGGGCAGGAGTCACTCTTGGAAGCTCAGTGTTTGTCTGCGGTGCAG GAACAATTGGGCTGGTGTCTTTGTTGGCGGCCAAAGCCATGGGTGCTTCACAAGTAGTAATAAGtg ACTTGTCTTCTGATCGGCTTGCCAAGGCTAAAGAGATTGGGGCAGACTTTCTGCTTCATGTGAAGAAAGAGGACGAACCGAAGGACATAGCCAAAAAAGTGGAGGGAATGCTGGGTTGCATGCCTCAAATCAGCATAGAATGCAGTGGTGCACAGAGCAGCATTCAGACAGCCATCTAT GCTACTCGTTCTGGAGGAGTGGTGATACTGGTTGGGCTTGGTACCGAGATGACCACCGTGCCTCTTGTCAACGCAGCTACCAGAGAAGTTGACATCAAAGGTGTATGCCGCTACCGTAATAC CTGGCCAGTGGCCATTTCTATGTTGGCGTCTAAGAAATTGAACGTCAAGCCACTTGTTACCCACCGCTTCCCATTGGAGCAGGCTATGCAGGCCTTTGAAACCACCCACCAGGGGCTTGGGGTTAaagtcatgttaaaatgtgacaaaaatgaccaaaatccATGA